A single region of the Caballeronia insecticola genome encodes:
- a CDS encoding DUF4148 domain-containing protein: MNKFIGIAAVAIALSAPVASFAQSNQPLTRAEVRAQIVQLEKAGYNPGVISDSKYPADIQAAEARIAAQNGTAQSEFGGSADGTAQSGARSYSPIQADVFPTFAHH, from the coding sequence ATGAACAAGTTCATCGGTATCGCAGCGGTTGCCATCGCTTTGTCCGCTCCGGTTGCATCGTTCGCACAATCGAATCAGCCGCTGACGCGTGCGGAAGTGCGCGCCCAGATCGTTCAACTGGAAAAGGCGGGATATAACCCCGGCGTGATCAGCGACTCGAAGTACCCGGCCGACATTCAGGCTGCCGAAGCCCGCATCGCAGCGCAAAACGGCACCGCGCAGAGCGAGTTCGGCGGTTCGGCGGATGGCACCGCGCAATCGGGTGCACGTTCGTATAGCCCGATTCAAGCCGACGTGTTCCCGACGTTCGCGCATCACTAA
- a CDS encoding NAD(P)/FAD-dependent oxidoreductase yields the protein MKRILVIGAGFAGLWSALSAARKLDELHHGADEAEVAIVNPAPFHSVRVRNYEQPLDPTLVQLDTVLGPAGVKLIQAKATDIDSANRRVCIERDGATEALDYDRLILAAGSVLVRPPIPGLERFSFDVDTYAGACKLQAHLLTLPALPDTPGRYTAVVVGAGLTGIELAAELPSRLREIVADDDRGKVRVVLADRSTHIAHAMGGAQPVIEGALKTLDVDTRAGVSLESLDAQGVTLTDGATSERIEAATVVWCGGMHANALAGQLPVTLDPLGRVPVDAFLRAEGVPGVFAAGDCARILIDGTRPSVMSCQHGRPMGRYAGNNAVCDLFGMEMLPLSIDWYTTICDLGPWGAVYTEGWDRKLVSEGETAKATKRTINGERIYPPRTGVREDIFRAAAPVVQTPPPTQRNPTQREDPR from the coding sequence GTGAAGCGCATTCTGGTGATCGGCGCGGGTTTCGCGGGACTCTGGAGCGCGCTTTCCGCCGCGCGCAAGCTCGATGAACTTCATCACGGCGCCGATGAAGCCGAAGTCGCGATCGTCAATCCAGCGCCTTTTCATAGCGTGCGGGTACGCAATTACGAACAGCCGCTCGACCCCACGCTCGTGCAACTCGACACCGTGCTCGGCCCGGCGGGCGTCAAGCTGATCCAGGCGAAGGCAACGGATATAGACAGTGCGAATCGCCGCGTCTGCATCGAGCGCGATGGCGCAACCGAGGCGCTCGACTACGATCGCCTGATTCTCGCCGCCGGCAGCGTGCTGGTGCGCCCGCCCATTCCGGGACTCGAACGCTTCTCCTTCGATGTCGATACCTACGCCGGCGCGTGCAAGCTGCAGGCGCATCTGCTCACGCTGCCCGCCTTGCCCGATACGCCGGGACGCTATACGGCGGTCGTCGTCGGTGCGGGGCTGACGGGCATCGAACTCGCGGCGGAGCTGCCTTCGCGGCTGCGCGAGATCGTCGCCGACGACGATCGCGGCAAGGTGCGCGTCGTGCTCGCGGACCGCTCGACGCACATCGCGCATGCCATGGGCGGCGCGCAGCCCGTCATCGAAGGTGCGCTCAAGACGCTCGATGTCGACACGCGCGCGGGCGTGTCGCTCGAATCGCTCGATGCGCAAGGCGTGACGCTCACAGACGGCGCAACGAGCGAGCGTATCGAGGCCGCGACAGTCGTGTGGTGCGGCGGCATGCATGCGAACGCGCTCGCGGGACAGCTTCCCGTCACGCTCGATCCGCTCGGGCGCGTACCCGTCGATGCGTTTCTGCGCGCGGAAGGCGTGCCGGGCGTGTTCGCCGCCGGCGATTGCGCGCGCATCTTGATCGACGGTACGCGGCCGTCGGTGATGTCATGCCAGCATGGCCGGCCGATGGGACGCTACGCGGGCAATAACGCCGTCTGCGACTTGTTCGGCATGGAGATGCTGCCGCTATCGATCGACTGGTACACGACCATCTGCGATCTCGGGCCGTGGGGCGCGGTCTATACGGAGGGCTGGGACAGGAAGCTCGTCTCGGAAGGCGAGACGGCAAAGGCGACGAAGCGGACGATCAACGGGGAGCGCATCTATCCGCCGAGGACCGGCGTGCGCGAGGACATTTTTCGGGCGGCGGCGCCCGTGGTGCAGACGCCGCCGCCGACTCAACGCAACCCGACTCAACGCGAAGACCCGCGCTGA